From Sphingomonas hengshuiensis, one genomic window encodes:
- a CDS encoding FAD-dependent monooxygenase — protein sequence MESADVLILGGGLVGSALAVALDAHGLTSIVIDPADPETILAAAHDGRASAIASAPMRMFDAIGVGERLAGKGCPIEGIRVSDGLEPGKLDFLPAEGETALGHMFENRVLRTALLEAALAAPRADVRMQTRAVSVERGEFGVTALLDSGATVRAPLLIAAEGRASPTREAAGLKVARWSYDHAAMIATIGHEHSHENTAFEIFYPQGPFAILPLLDDENGHRSAIVWTVKGEEAAPMLRISERAYLAEVDKRMGGFLGRLGNLSHRMSYPLGFHHAAWITAHRLALVGDAAHGIHPIAGQGVNVGFRDVATLVEVLVEGKRLGLDLGDPQLLARYQRWRGLDTFSVALATDGLTRLFGIPGKTAAAVRRFGLSAVDKLPPLKRMFMAEARGESGDVPKLLQGERA from the coding sequence ATGGAAAGCGCAGATGTCCTCATCCTCGGCGGCGGATTGGTGGGGAGCGCGCTTGCGGTCGCGCTCGACGCCCATGGCCTGACTTCGATCGTCATCGATCCCGCCGATCCCGAAACCATCCTGGCCGCAGCGCATGACGGCCGCGCCTCGGCGATCGCCAGCGCGCCGATGCGGATGTTCGACGCGATCGGCGTCGGCGAACGGCTGGCGGGAAAGGGTTGCCCGATCGAGGGGATTCGCGTCTCCGACGGGCTGGAACCCGGCAAGCTCGATTTCCTGCCGGCTGAGGGCGAGACGGCGCTTGGGCATATGTTCGAGAATCGCGTGCTTCGGACCGCGCTGCTCGAGGCCGCGCTGGCCGCGCCGCGCGCCGATGTGCGGATGCAGACGCGCGCGGTCTCGGTCGAGCGCGGAGAGTTCGGGGTGACGGCTTTGCTCGATTCGGGCGCCACCGTCCGCGCGCCGCTGCTGATCGCTGCCGAGGGCCGCGCCTCGCCGACGCGCGAGGCGGCGGGGCTCAAGGTCGCGCGCTGGAGCTATGACCATGCCGCGATGATCGCGACGATCGGCCACGAACATAGCCATGAGAACACCGCGTTCGAGATTTTCTACCCGCAGGGGCCGTTCGCGATTCTGCCGCTGCTCGACGACGAGAATGGCCATCGCTCGGCGATCGTGTGGACGGTAAAGGGCGAGGAAGCCGCGCCGATGCTGCGCATCTCGGAGCGCGCCTATCTCGCCGAAGTCGACAAAAGGATGGGCGGGTTCCTGGGGCGGCTCGGCAACCTCTCGCACCGGATGAGCTATCCGCTCGGCTTCCACCATGCCGCCTGGATCACTGCGCACCGACTCGCGCTGGTCGGCGATGCCGCGCATGGCATCCATCCGATCGCGGGGCAGGGGGTCAATGTCGGCTTCCGCGACGTCGCGACGCTGGTCGAGGTGCTGGTGGAGGGCAAAAGGCTGGGGCTGGACCTGGGCGATCCGCAATTGCTGGCGCGCTATCAGCGCTGGCGCGGGCTGGACACCTTCTCGGTCGCGCTGGCCACCGACGGGCTGACCCGGCTGTTCGGCATCCCCGGCAAGACCGCCGCAGCGGTGCGGCGATTCGGGCTGTCGGCGGTCGACAAGCTGCCCCCGCTCAAGCGCATGTTCATGGCCGAGGCGCGCGGCGAGAGCGGCGACGTGCCGAAATTGCTGCAGGGGGAGCGGGCGTAA
- a CDS encoding uroporphyrinogen-III synthase, whose product MSRTIAVLRPEPGNAATAAAIEARGARALRLPLFAVQAVAWDAPRAGDFDALILTSANAVRHAGPGLAGLAALPVHAVGAATARAARDAGLTVVATGEAGAEALLEQAEAAGVRRALHLAGRERSVAVGGIVAAMRTVYASDAIPIDAAGAWALAGTVALVQSARAGARLGEWVDAGGVARGDIAIVAVGARAAEAAGAGWARVAIAASPALPDLIDAAIALAD is encoded by the coding sequence GTGAGCCGCACGATCGCCGTGCTGCGGCCCGAGCCGGGCAATGCCGCGACGGCGGCGGCGATCGAGGCGCGGGGCGCGCGCGCGCTGCGGCTGCCGCTGTTCGCGGTGCAGGCGGTGGCGTGGGATGCGCCCCGCGCCGGGGATTTCGACGCGCTGATCCTGACCAGCGCCAATGCGGTGCGCCATGCCGGGCCGGGGCTGGCGGGGCTGGCCGCGCTGCCGGTGCATGCCGTGGGGGCCGCGACGGCGCGGGCCGCGCGCGATGCCGGGCTAACGGTCGTCGCGACCGGCGAGGCCGGGGCGGAGGCGCTGCTGGAACAGGCTGAAGCGGCGGGTGTCCGCCGGGCACTGCATCTGGCGGGGCGCGAGCGCAGCGTGGCCGTGGGGGGAATCGTGGCGGCGATGCGGACCGTCTATGCCAGCGACGCGATTCCGATCGACGCCGCCGGGGCGTGGGCGCTTGCCGGCACGGTGGCGCTGGTCCAGTCGGCGCGGGCGGGCGCGCGGCTGGGCGAATGGGTCGATGCCGGGGGAGTCGCGCGCGGCGACATCGCGATCGTCGCGGTCGGCGCGCGCGCTGCCGAGGCGGCGGGCGCGGGATGGGCGCGCGTCGCGATCGCCGCCAGCCCGGCGCTGCCCGACCTGATCGACGCCGCAATTGCGCTGGCCGATTGA
- the hemC gene encoding hydroxymethylbilane synthase: MTGFRIGTRGSPLALTQAHMVRDALIATHGLAPDSVAIQVIRTTGDKVQDRALAEIGGKALWTKELDRALLDGEIDCAVHSMKDVETVRPEAIRIVAMLPRADIRDRIVGADSIEALRQGAVIGTSSPRRAAQLQRLRPDLRIILFRGNVDTRLAKLAAGEADATLLAAAGLERLGRHDVGAAIPVDTMLPAPAQGAVGIECRADGSHAQTLLTAIDDPITHRCVLAERGLLAALKADCHSPVAALAVIEGAILTIRAELLCEDGSEHVAGQIEGAPLDAGVPAALAADLLARAPEAVRRLFDG, encoded by the coding sequence ATGACTGGATTCCGGATCGGCACGCGCGGCTCGCCGCTGGCTCTTACCCAGGCGCATATGGTGCGCGACGCGCTCATCGCCACGCACGGCCTGGCGCCCGACAGCGTCGCAATCCAGGTGATCCGCACCACCGGCGACAAGGTCCAGGACCGCGCGCTCGCCGAGATTGGCGGCAAGGCATTGTGGACCAAGGAACTCGATCGCGCGCTGCTCGACGGCGAGATCGACTGCGCGGTGCATTCGATGAAGGATGTCGAGACGGTGCGCCCCGAGGCGATCCGGATCGTCGCGATGCTGCCGCGCGCCGATATTCGCGACCGGATCGTGGGCGCCGACTCGATCGAGGCGTTGCGCCAGGGGGCGGTGATCGGGACCAGCTCGCCGCGCCGCGCCGCGCAATTGCAGCGGCTGCGCCCCGACCTTCGGATCATCCTGTTCCGCGGCAATGTCGATACGCGGCTCGCCAAGCTGGCGGCGGGCGAGGCCGATGCGACCTTGCTCGCCGCCGCCGGGCTGGAGCGGCTGGGGCGGCACGATGTCGGCGCGGCGATTCCGGTCGACACGATGCTCCCCGCCCCCGCGCAGGGCGCAGTGGGGATCGAGTGCCGTGCCGACGGCAGCCATGCCCAAACGCTGCTGACGGCGATCGACGACCCCATCACGCATCGCTGTGTGCTGGCCGAGCGCGGACTGCTCGCGGCGCTCAAGGCCGATTGCCATTCGCCGGTGGCGGCGCTGGCGGTGATCGAAGGGGCGATCCTGACGATCCGCGCCGAATTGCTGTGCGAGGACGGCAGCGAACATGTCGCGGGGCAGATCGAGGGCGCGCCGCTCGACGCGGGCGTCCCCGCCGCACTCGCCGCCGATTTGCTCGCGCGCGCGCCCGAAGCAGTGCGGCGGCTGTTCGACGGGTGA
- a CDS encoding tetratricopeptide repeat protein yields the protein MSPAEKEAVDAFRRDVVEPSMTSLVMIDFWAEWCGPCKALTPVLEKVAADYATKGVKLAKVDVDANQFIAAQFQVRSIPTVYAMFQGQLVADLSTARTETQLRTMLDQILRQLPVAGEEASAEAELEPLIAMGEQVLHDGDPARALSVFEQLAEMAPEHAAVIAGRARALIALGRIEEAEAALATLPDDAKGPEIASARAAIALAKEAQPVEDLSGLAAEAAATGAMEARYELAGGQMAAGDRDAAAATLLAMIAEDRAWNEGAARQRLLTLFEAVGLEDPWVSAQRRKLSAILFG from the coding sequence ATGTCCCCAGCCGAGAAGGAAGCCGTCGACGCCTTCCGTCGCGACGTCGTCGAACCGTCGATGACCAGCCTGGTGATGATCGATTTCTGGGCCGAATGGTGCGGTCCGTGCAAGGCGCTGACGCCGGTGCTCGAAAAGGTCGCCGCCGATTATGCGACCAAGGGCGTCAAGCTGGCCAAGGTCGATGTCGACGCCAACCAGTTCATCGCCGCGCAGTTCCAGGTGCGCTCGATCCCCACGGTCTATGCGATGTTCCAGGGCCAGCTGGTCGCCGACCTGTCGACCGCACGCACCGAGACCCAGCTGCGCACGATGCTCGACCAGATCCTGCGCCAATTGCCGGTGGCGGGCGAGGAAGCCTCTGCCGAAGCCGAGCTCGAGCCGCTGATCGCGATGGGCGAGCAGGTGCTCCACGACGGCGACCCCGCGCGGGCGCTGTCGGTGTTCGAACAGCTTGCCGAAATGGCGCCCGAGCATGCGGCGGTGATCGCCGGGCGCGCGCGCGCGCTGATCGCGCTGGGCCGGATCGAAGAGGCGGAGGCCGCGTTGGCGACGCTGCCCGACGACGCCAAGGGGCCCGAAATTGCGAGCGCCCGCGCCGCAATCGCGCTGGCGAAGGAAGCGCAGCCGGTCGAGGACCTGTCAGGGCTCGCCGCCGAGGCCGCCGCGACGGGGGCGATGGAGGCGCGCTACGAGCTGGCGGGCGGGCAGATGGCCGCGGGCGACCGCGATGCCGCCGCCGCGACGTTGCTCGCGATGATCGCCGAGGATCGCGCCTGGAACGAAGGCGCCGCGCGCCAGCGGCTGCTGACCTTGTTCGAGGCGGTCGGGCTCGAGGACCCCTGGGTATCGGCGCAGCGGCGCAAGCTCTCGGCGATCCTGTTCGGATGA
- a CDS encoding DUF2147 domain-containing protein codes for MKTVISSVFAAMLFVVPLFSSQAFSGEPVAAPIASEWRNPSDSVHIRLDRCDGALCGTVTWASPKAIADAKRGGTDQLVGTRLFRNLQPAGDGAWKGKVFVPDIRKTFAGTIEFKDGDKMLGKGCVLFGLVCKAQTWSRVK; via the coding sequence ATGAAGACCGTGATTTCGAGCGTGTTCGCCGCAATGCTGTTCGTGGTTCCGCTGTTCAGCAGCCAGGCATTTTCGGGCGAGCCGGTCGCCGCGCCGATCGCGAGCGAATGGCGCAATCCCAGCGACAGCGTCCATATCCGGCTCGATCGCTGCGACGGCGCGCTGTGCGGCACGGTGACCTGGGCGAGCCCCAAGGCGATTGCGGATGCCAAGCGCGGCGGGACCGATCAGCTGGTCGGCACGCGACTGTTCCGCAACCTCCAGCCCGCGGGCGACGGCGCGTGGAAGGGCAAGGTGTTCGTCCCCGACATCCGCAAGACCTTCGCCGGCACGATCGAGTTCAAGGACGGCGACAAGATGCTCGGCAAGGGCTGCGTGCTGTTCGGGCTGGTGTGCAAGGCGCAGACCTGGTCGCGAGTGAAGTAG
- a CDS encoding DUF2147 domain-containing protein, with protein sequence MMHACVAFLTSAVLFLSQAGGTPPPVSVWRNPSNSVHIRAAPCGAGVMCATVIWANDKAKADARRGGTETLIGTQLFRNFKATGRNQWKGEVFVPDLNHTFGGTVTPIDDDHLLGKGCTLFGTVCKEQIWTRIRQ encoded by the coding sequence ATGATGCATGCCTGCGTTGCCTTTCTGACGAGTGCGGTTCTGTTCCTGTCGCAGGCCGGCGGCACGCCACCGCCGGTGTCGGTGTGGCGCAATCCCAGCAACAGCGTCCATATCCGCGCCGCGCCCTGTGGCGCCGGGGTGATGTGCGCCACCGTGATCTGGGCCAATGACAAGGCAAAGGCCGACGCGCGGCGCGGCGGCACCGAGACGCTCATTGGCACCCAGCTCTTTCGCAACTTCAAGGCGACCGGCCGCAACCAGTGGAAGGGCGAAGTCTTCGTCCCCGATCTCAACCACACGTTCGGCGGCACCGTGACTCCGATCGACGACGACCATCTGCTCGGCAAGGGCTGCACGCTGTTCGGCACGGTCTGCAAGGAACAGATCTGGACGCGAATCCGCCAATAG
- the tsaD gene encoding tRNA (adenosine(37)-N6)-threonylcarbamoyltransferase complex transferase subunit TsaD, with the protein MALILGIESSCDETAAALVESDGTIRAHQLARQEDAHRPYGGVVPEIAARAHVEALGPLIEAALAEAGVTLDDVDAIAATAGPGLIGGVMVGLVTGKALALAAGKPLIAVNHLEGHGLSPRLGDRSLEFPYLLLLVSGGHCQLLLVEGVGAYRRLATTIDDAAGEAFDKTAKLLGLGFPGGPAVEEAARRGNPRAVPLPRPLVGSGEPHFSFAGLKSAVARAVGQHSAEDLAASFQQAVVDCLVDRTRLALQGVRPTALVVAGGVAANSAVRTALESLATEHGLRFVAPPLWLCTDNAAMIAWAGAERFAAGLTDPLDFPARPRWPLDPDAEKVRGAGVKA; encoded by the coding sequence ATGGCATTGATCCTCGGCATCGAATCGAGCTGCGACGAAACCGCGGCGGCGCTGGTCGAAAGCGACGGCACGATCCGCGCGCACCAGCTCGCGCGGCAGGAGGACGCGCACCGCCCCTATGGCGGCGTCGTCCCCGAAATCGCCGCGCGCGCGCATGTCGAGGCGCTGGGCCCGCTGATCGAGGCGGCCTTGGCCGAAGCGGGGGTGACGCTCGACGATGTCGACGCGATCGCGGCCACGGCGGGGCCGGGGCTGATCGGCGGCGTGATGGTCGGGCTCGTCACCGGCAAGGCGCTGGCGCTGGCGGCGGGCAAGCCGCTGATCGCGGTCAACCATCTCGAGGGGCATGGCCTGTCGCCCCGGCTGGGCGACCGCAGCCTCGAATTCCCCTATCTGCTGCTGCTCGTCTCGGGCGGGCATTGCCAGCTGCTGCTGGTCGAGGGCGTCGGCGCCTATCGCCGGCTCGCGACGACGATCGACGATGCGGCGGGCGAAGCGTTTGACAAGACCGCCAAGCTGCTCGGACTGGGCTTTCCCGGCGGCCCCGCTGTCGAGGAAGCGGCCAGGCGCGGCAATCCCCGCGCAGTGCCGTTGCCGCGCCCGCTGGTCGGATCGGGCGAACCGCATTTCTCGTTCGCAGGCCTCAAGAGCGCCGTCGCCCGCGCCGTCGGCCAGCACAGCGCCGAGGATCTGGCGGCGTCGTTCCAGCAGGCCGTGGTCGACTGCCTCGTCGACCGCACTCGGCTGGCATTGCAGGGGGTCCGTCCCACCGCACTGGTGGTGGCGGGCGGCGTCGCCGCGAACAGCGCTGTCCGCACCGCGCTCGAATCGCTCGCGACCGAACACGGCCTGCGCTTCGTCGCGCCGCCGCTCTGGCTCTGCACCGACAATGCCGCGATGATCGCCTGGGCCGGCGCCGAACGCTTCGCCGCCGGGCTCACCGACCCGCTCGATTTTCCCGCGCGCCCCCGCTGGCCGCTTGACCCGGATGCCGAAAAGGTGCGCGGCGCAGGAGTGAAGGCATGA
- a CDS encoding DUF72 domain-containing protein, with product MKHGMIRIGIGGWTFEPWRGTFYPEGLTQKRELEFASRALTAIEVNGTYYSSFKPATFEGWAKTVPDGFIFTVKGSRFVTNRKVLAEAGESVQRFVGQGLTALGDRLGPIFWQFMATKKFDAPDFQAFLDLLPRSQDGVALRHAIQVRHESFAVPEFVAMCRAAGVAIVYADSPQYPAIADITGDFVYARLEAGEDENPLCYPEAELPRWVDAARLWAEGGRPDGLPYVTEDAPPKTPRETFVFFIHGGKVRAPAAAQELIRRLG from the coding sequence ATGAAACACGGCATGATTCGCATCGGTATCGGCGGCTGGACGTTCGAGCCCTGGCGCGGGACCTTTTACCCCGAAGGTCTGACGCAGAAGCGCGAGCTCGAATTCGCGTCGCGCGCGCTGACCGCGATCGAAGTCAACGGCACCTATTATTCGAGCTTCAAGCCCGCGACCTTCGAAGGCTGGGCAAAGACGGTGCCCGATGGTTTCATCTTCACCGTCAAGGGCAGCCGCTTCGTCACCAACCGCAAGGTTCTGGCCGAGGCGGGCGAATCGGTGCAGCGCTTCGTGGGGCAGGGACTGACGGCGCTCGGCGACCGGCTGGGGCCGATCTTCTGGCAGTTCATGGCGACCAAGAAGTTCGACGCGCCCGATTTCCAGGCGTTTCTCGACCTGTTGCCGCGTAGCCAGGACGGCGTCGCGCTGCGCCATGCGATCCAGGTCCGCCACGAAAGCTTCGCGGTGCCCGAATTCGTCGCGATGTGCCGGGCGGCGGGGGTCGCGATCGTCTATGCCGATTCGCCCCAATATCCCGCGATCGCCGACATCACCGGCGACTTCGTCTATGCCCGGCTCGAGGCAGGCGAGGACGAGAACCCGCTTTGCTATCCCGAAGCCGAACTGCCGCGCTGGGTGGATGCTGCCCGGCTCTGGGCCGAGGGCGGGCGCCCCGATGGGCTGCCCTATGTGACCGAAGACGCGCCGCCAAAGACGCCGCGCGAAACCTTCGTCTTCTTCATCCACGGCGGCAAGGTCCGCGCGCCCGCCGCGGCGCAGGAGCTGATCCGGCGGTTGGGGTAG
- a CDS encoding Trm112 family protein: MIEPWLLEKLVCPVTRTPLRYDAPADELVSDEAGIAYPVRDGVPVLLVEAGRRVDVN; this comes from the coding sequence ATGATCGAGCCGTGGCTGCTGGAGAAGCTGGTGTGCCCGGTGACGCGGACGCCGTTGCGCTATGACGCGCCGGCGGACGAGCTGGTGTCGGACGAAGCGGGGATTGCGTACCCGGTGCGCGACGGCGTGCCGGTGCTGCTGGTGGAGGCGGGGCGGCGGGTGGACGTTAATTGA
- a CDS encoding LON peptidase substrate-binding domain-containing protein, translating into MTITRLSVFPLGGALLFPRMHLPLHIFEPRYRALVSDALARDRRIGMVQPRDAANPPALFEVGCVGRIADVEALPDGRFNVVLEGLARFTILRELDVATPFRQVEAELEPADEAAPLALGERASLEMEARRFADVQGYAVDWEAVTQLDDESLVNGIAQIAPFDVASKQALLEAPTLADRAGLIVQLMQFFGRHDGDDAATLQ; encoded by the coding sequence ATGACGATCACGCGGCTGTCGGTCTTCCCGCTCGGCGGGGCGCTGCTCTTTCCACGGATGCACCTGCCGCTGCATATCTTCGAGCCGCGCTATCGGGCGCTGGTATCCGACGCGCTGGCCCGCGACCGGCGAATCGGGATGGTCCAGCCGCGCGATGCCGCCAATCCGCCCGCGCTGTTCGAAGTCGGCTGTGTCGGGCGGATCGCCGATGTCGAGGCGCTGCCCGATGGGCGGTTCAACGTCGTGCTCGAGGGGCTGGCGCGCTTCACGATCCTGCGCGAGCTCGACGTCGCGACGCCGTTCCGCCAGGTCGAGGCCGAGCTGGAGCCCGCAGACGAGGCCGCGCCGCTCGCGCTGGGCGAGCGCGCGTCGCTGGAGATGGAGGCGCGGCGCTTTGCCGATGTGCAGGGCTATGCCGTCGATTGGGAAGCAGTGACGCAGCTCGACGACGAATCGCTGGTCAACGGCATCGCCCAGATCGCGCCGTTCGACGTGGCATCCAAACAGGCGCTGCTGGAGGCGCCGACACTGGCCGACCGCGCCGGGCTGATCGTCCAGCTCATGCAGTTTTTCGGCCGCCACGACGGCGATGACGCGGCGACGCTGCAATGA
- a CDS encoding CaiB/BaiF CoA transferase family protein, translating into MKPLAGLRVVELARILAGPWCGQLLADLGAEVVKIERPGEGDDTRHWGPPFLQDAEGANRDAAYFHACNRGKTGRAIDIATPEGQAEVRALIADADVVVENYKVGGLVKYGLDPATLRAAHPRLIVCSITGFGQTGPYASRAGYDFIIQGMGGAMSLTGEPDGPPQKSGVAYADIFTGVYSAVAILAALRRRDQEGVGAHIDMALLDTQVSVLANQALNWMASGRVPHRMGNGHANLVPYQAFATRDGELIVAVGNDGQFRKLCGVLGLALADDARFATNPGRVGHRDALIPLLARAILDRGKAELYEALEKAGVPAGPINTVADVFADPQVIARGMAIERDGLPGLASPIVIDGERMVADRASPGRAG; encoded by the coding sequence GTGAAGCCGCTCGCCGGGCTCCGGGTCGTCGAACTCGCGCGCATCCTGGCGGGGCCGTGGTGCGGGCAGCTGCTCGCCGATCTGGGCGCCGAGGTGGTCAAGATCGAGCGCCCCGGCGAGGGCGACGATACCCGCCATTGGGGGCCGCCCTTCCTGCAGGACGCGGAGGGCGCGAATCGCGACGCCGCCTATTTCCACGCCTGCAACCGCGGCAAGACCGGGCGCGCGATCGACATCGCGACTCCAGAGGGCCAGGCCGAGGTCCGCGCGCTGATCGCCGATGCCGATGTCGTGGTGGAGAATTACAAGGTCGGCGGGCTGGTCAAATACGGGCTCGATCCGGCGACGTTGCGCGCGGCGCACCCGCGGCTGATCGTCTGCTCGATCACCGGCTTCGGCCAGACCGGCCCCTATGCGAGCCGCGCCGGATATGACTTCATCATCCAGGGCATGGGCGGCGCGATGAGCCTGACCGGCGAGCCCGATGGACCCCCGCAGAAATCGGGCGTCGCCTATGCAGATATCTTTACCGGGGTCTATTCGGCGGTCGCCATCCTCGCGGCATTGCGGCGGCGCGACCAGGAGGGCGTGGGCGCGCATATCGACATGGCGCTGCTCGACACGCAGGTTTCGGTGCTCGCGAACCAGGCGCTCAACTGGATGGCGAGCGGGCGCGTGCCGCACCGGATGGGCAATGGCCACGCCAATCTGGTGCCCTACCAGGCCTTTGCGACGCGCGACGGCGAGCTGATCGTCGCGGTCGGCAATGACGGGCAATTCCGCAAGCTGTGCGGCGTACTGGGGCTGGCGCTGGCGGACGATGCGCGGTTCGCGACCAATCCGGGGCGCGTCGGGCATCGCGACGCGCTGATCCCGCTGCTCGCGCGTGCGATCCTCGATCGCGGCAAGGCCGAGCTGTACGAGGCGCTCGAAAAGGCCGGGGTGCCCGCGGGGCCGATCAACACCGTCGCCGACGTCTTCGCCGACCCCCAGGTGATCGCGCGCGGCATGGCGATCGAGCGCGACGGGCTGCCGGGGCTGGCGAGCCCGATCGTGATCGACGGCGAGCGGATGGTGGCGGACCGGGCCAGTCCGGGGCGGGCGGGCTAG
- a CDS encoding GNAT family N-acetyltransferase, whose protein sequence is MAPDRQPVLEGDRTILRPMTEDDRESLFAVASDRLIWEVHPAHDRWQRPVFDAFFDAGLASGGALTILDRASGAVIGSSRYDCWEPEADEIEIGWTYIARAYWGGAYNREIKALMLAHIHRFVGTATFMVGADNIRSRRAMEKIGGVLRPDVHVRVMAGVERPHVVYEIRR, encoded by the coding sequence ATGGCACCCGATCGGCAGCCGGTGCTGGAGGGCGATCGCACGATTCTGCGCCCGATGACCGAGGACGACCGCGAATCGCTGTTCGCCGTGGCCAGCGACAGGCTGATCTGGGAAGTTCATCCCGCGCATGACCGCTGGCAACGCCCGGTGTTCGACGCCTTTTTCGATGCAGGGCTGGCGAGCGGCGGGGCGCTGACGATCCTCGACCGCGCGAGCGGCGCGGTGATCGGGTCGTCGCGTTACGATTGCTGGGAGCCCGAGGCCGACGAGATCGAGATCGGCTGGACCTATATCGCCCGCGCCTATTGGGGCGGCGCGTATAATCGCGAGATCAAGGCGCTGATGCTCGCGCATATCCACCGCTTCGTCGGGACTGCGACCTTCATGGTCGGCGCGGACAATATCCGCTCGCGCCGGGCGATGGAGAAGATCGGCGGCGTGCTCCGCCCCGACGTGCATGTCCGCGTGATGGCGGGCGTCGAGCGGCCGCATGTCGTGTACGAAATCCGCCGGTGA